A region from the Paludicola sp. MB14-C6 genome encodes:
- a CDS encoding Crp/Fnr family transcriptional regulator, whose translation MITSEQLDYVKTVLTFWNHLTPPERALLKQSMVSVNYKQGDVIHRGDSDCIGVLVVKSGGLRTYMLSEEGKEITLFRPRQGDVCVLSASCIMRNITFDVHIEADEDSEVIILNSSDFQQVCNENIYAENFSYKVTTDRFSDVMWAMEQILFMSFDKRLAIFLLDESAKNGSDFITLTHEQIAKYTGSAREVVSRMLKYFVNEGLVEVSRKGVKLLDKKKLRALL comes from the coding sequence ATGATAACATCGGAACAGTTGGATTATGTTAAGACAGTATTGACATTTTGGAATCACTTAACTCCACCGGAAAGAGCCTTGCTAAAGCAAAGCATGGTTTCAGTAAACTATAAGCAAGGAGATGTTATCCATCGTGGTGATAGCGACTGCATTGGTGTTTTAGTTGTAAAAAGTGGTGGACTTCGCACTTATATGCTTTCGGAGGAGGGCAAGGAAATAACATTATTTCGCCCAAGGCAAGGTGATGTTTGCGTATTATCTGCTTCTTGTATTATGCGAAACATTACGTTTGATGTTCATATAGAAGCTGATGAAGATAGTGAGGTTATTATTCTAAACTCAAGCGATTTTCAACAAGTATGCAATGAGAATATTTATGCTGAAAATTTTTCATATAAAGTGACAACAGACCGTTTCTCAGATGTAATGTGGGCTATGGAGCAAATACTATTTATGAGTTTCGATAAACGTCTTGCCATTTTCTTATTAGATGAAAGTGCAAAAAACGGATCTGACTTCATCACACTTACCCATGAGCAAATTGCAAAATATACAGGTAGTGCAAGAGAAGTAGTTTCTCGTATGCTCAAATATTTTGTGAATGAAGGGCTTGTTGAGGTTTCACGAAAAGGCGTAAAACTATTAGATAAGAAAAAATTAAGGGCATTATTATAA
- the mltG gene encoding endolytic transglycosylase MltG, translating into MKKILILFLSISLCCMLISCKADTTNLNISSKDNQVDSSSTSSQMESSSSEVSSTTSSQAPSSNKSSSTKSAPTTATSNNSKNATSAVSSQPVQTVRVTFPEGTTMAKAFDTLEAKGVAKQKELFQTAGSVDFSAYSVVNEIKPASTRCFLLEGYLFPSTYDFYVNEKPESVIRKMLNVSNKRITQAYKDRAAQLGYTMDEMITLASIIQKEAHVTKEFTRVSSVFHNRLKAGMKLQSDVTIKYVEGAIKPYIDGDTNRFNSYYNTYKCKGLPAGPICNPGISAIEAALNPESTNYLYFVNDTAGNYYYAATYEEHQQNCQTAGVTP; encoded by the coding sequence ATGAAAAAAATTTTGATTCTTTTTTTAAGCATTAGCTTATGTTGCATGTTAATTTCTTGTAAAGCTGATACTACTAATCTTAACATTTCAAGCAAGGATAATCAAGTGGATTCGTCTAGTACAAGCAGTCAAATGGAAAGTAGTAGTTCTGAAGTATCTTCTACTACTTCATCACAAGCACCAAGTTCAAATAAATCCAGTTCGACTAAAAGCGCTCCAACTACTGCAACGAGCAATAATAGTAAAAATGCTACTTCCGCAGTATCAAGCCAACCAGTTCAAACCGTTCGTGTTACATTCCCAGAAGGTACCACTATGGCAAAAGCCTTTGACACTTTGGAAGCAAAAGGAGTTGCCAAACAAAAAGAGCTTTTTCAAACCGCTGGCAGTGTTGATTTTTCAGCATATAGCGTGGTAAACGAAATTAAGCCCGCTTCAACCAGATGTTTTCTATTAGAAGGTTATTTATTCCCAAGCACCTATGATTTTTATGTAAATGAAAAGCCCGAAAGTGTAATTCGAAAAATGCTCAATGTTAGCAATAAAAGAATCACACAAGCATATAAAGATCGTGCTGCACAGCTTGGTTATACAATGGATGAAATGATAACGCTTGCATCCATCATTCAAAAAGAAGCACATGTGACAAAGGAATTTACACGTGTTTCATCTGTTTTTCATAATCGTTTAAAAGCCGGAATGAAATTGCAATCCGATGTTACCATCAAATATGTGGAGGGCGCTATTAAGCCATACATAGATGGTGATACTAACCGATTCAACTCCTATTACAACACCTACAAATGCAAGGGGTTACCTGCCGGACCGATATGCAATCCAGGAATTTCTGCTATAGAAGCAGCATTAAATCCGGAAAGCACAAACTATCTATACTTTGTAAATGATACTGCGGGAAACTATTATTATGCGGCTACCTATGAAGAACACCAGCAAAATTGCCAAACTGCTGGCGTAACACCATAA